The window GGCTTGCCTGTATTTGCGGCAATATCTATATTGTTGGTTTAAACCAATTGGAAGATGTGGAAATTGACCAGATTAACAAACCTCATCTTCCTGTAGCTGCGGGTGAATTTTCCCAACGCCAAGCCCAGGTTATTGTGTCCATTACAGGTATTGCGGCGCTGCTGCTGGCGTGGTCTTTAGGGCCGTTTTTGCTGGGGATGGTGGGTATTAGTTTAGCGATTGGTACGGCTTATTCTTTACCACCAATTCGGTTGAAGCGTTTTCCTTTTTGGGCGGCAATTTGTATTTTTACAGTGCGGGGGGCGATTGTTAATTTAGGGCTGTTTTTACACTTCAACTGGGTGCTGAAAGGAAAAGAGTATATTCCAGAAGAAGTTTGGACGTTGACGTTGTTTGTTTTGGTATTTACGTTGGCGATCGCTATCTTTAAAGATATCCCCGATATGGAGGGAGATCGCCAGTATAATATCACTACTTTCACGCTACAGCTAGGTAAGCAAGCTGTGTTTAATTTATCTCGCTGGGTGTTAACTGTCTGCTATTTGGGGATGAGTTTTAGTATAGTGTGGCTAACACAGGTTAATCCAGTATTGGTGGTTAGCACTCATTTAGTGGCGCTGGGTTTAATGTGGTGGCGGAGTTATCAAGTAGACTTGCAAGATAAAGCAGCGATCGCATCTTTCTACCAATTCATCTGGAAACTCTTCTTCCTTGAATACCTAATTTTCCCAGCCACTTGTCTTTTGACATAAAATATCTCAAACCTATACTTAATGCCGTCATTATGACGGCGTTATAAATCAAAATTTGCTGGAGTGCTAAAAATGGTTGAAACATCAGAAGAAACTTATTTTATTGCTGCCGCAGTAGTCGGTGTCAGTCTAATTGGGATTGCGGTTTTTCTGGGAAAAACCTTCGTTACATCCAATCTATTTAACAAAGGCGTTACTCTTTATAAACAAAAAAATTATGCAAGCGCAGAAGAAGTTTTTCGCGAAGTAAGTTCGCGACAGCGCACTAATGATATGGTTCGCTTGCTGTTGGGCAATGCTTTGATGGAACAAGGTAAGATAGACGAGGCAAAGTCTGCGTTCCAAGAACTGATTGAACGTTCTCCTAAAAATATAGATGCTTATTTAAGGTTGGGGTCTGTTTTGATTAAACAAGACAAAATTTCAGAAGCGATCGCTACCTTTGAAAAAGCTAAAAACTTATACAAAAAACGACAAGAATCTGAGAAGAAAGATATCGAAATGCTAATAGCGCAACTTGCCACCTTAAAATCAGAAAGCTAAATTAACCTGATACTCAAAACTAAATTGTGTATATAGACTAACATAAATTTAATTTTATCATCGATAACACTGCTTCCTAATCTCATAAAATCGGTCGTGGAGAGGGAGCAAAATC of the Microcoleus sp. FACHB-831 genome contains:
- a CDS encoding homogentisate phytyltransferase — protein: MSEIFRQDSDVSENSFPKKSLLKNLSGWLYSLWKFSRPHTIIGTSLSVVGLYLIAIAGFSNSTISASLTQLLGTWLACICGNIYIVGLNQLEDVEIDQINKPHLPVAAGEFSQRQAQVIVSITGIAALLLAWSLGPFLLGMVGISLAIGTAYSLPPIRLKRFPFWAAICIFTVRGAIVNLGLFLHFNWVLKGKEYIPEEVWTLTLFVLVFTLAIAIFKDIPDMEGDRQYNITTFTLQLGKQAVFNLSRWVLTVCYLGMSFSIVWLTQVNPVLVVSTHLVALGLMWWRSYQVDLQDKAAIASFYQFIWKLFFLEYLIFPATCLLT
- a CDS encoding tetratricopeptide repeat protein, which translates into the protein MVETSEETYFIAAAVVGVSLIGIAVFLGKTFVTSNLFNKGVTLYKQKNYASAEEVFREVSSRQRTNDMVRLLLGNALMEQGKIDEAKSAFQELIERSPKNIDAYLRLGSVLIKQDKISEAIATFEKAKNLYKKRQESEKKDIEMLIAQLATLKSES